One window of the Zea mays cultivar B73 chromosome 3, Zm-B73-REFERENCE-NAM-5.0, whole genome shotgun sequence genome contains the following:
- the LOC100283573 gene encoding uncharacterized protein LOC100283573: protein MEPDAAQNPSPSPVPPPISAYYQTRAEHHAVVTSDWLAHAAAAAAAFPGADTADAAPPPSPGGGGVIEEFNFWRRKPEAAEAVAAIMALAAVIRSSRATTMMELEIELKKASDKLKSWDATSISLSAACDLFMRFVTRTSHLEHEKFDAAKSRLIERGEKFGEISLKARKTIAMLSQDFIYDGCTILVHGYSRVVLEVLKLAASNRKLFRVLCTEGRPDRTGLRMSNELAALGIPVKVLIDSAVAYSIDEVDMVFVGADGVVESGGIINMMGTYQIALVAHTMDKPVYVAAESYKFARLYPLDQKDMTPAHRPIDFGVPIPIGVEVETSARDYTPPQYLTLLLTDLGVLTPSVVSDELIQLYL, encoded by the exons ATGGAGCCCGACGccgcccaaaaccctagccccagcCCCGTCCCCCCGCCCATCTCCGCCTACTACCAGACGCGCGCCGAACACCACGCCGTCGTAACTAGCGACTGGCTCGCCCacgccgccgccgcagccgcaGCCTTCCCCGGCGCCGATACCGCCGAtgccgccccgcccccgtccccCGGGGGCGGCGGCGTGATCGAGGAGTTCAACTTCTGGCGCCGCAAGCCCGAGGCCGCCGAGGCGGTGGCCGCCATCATGGCTCTCGCCGCCGTCATCCGCTCCAGCAGGGCCACCACCATGATGGAGCTCGAGATCGAGCTCAAGAAGGCATCTGACAAGCTCAAG TCCTGGGATGCTACATCCATTTCTCTTTCTGCTGCTTGTGATTTGTTCATGCGGTTTGTAACGAGGACCTCACATCTGGAGCATGAGAAGTTTGATGCAGCAAAATCGCGGCTAATTGAGCGAGGAGAAAAATTTGGGGAGATATCTTTAAAG GCTCGCAAGACAATTGCAATGCTTAGTCAGGATTTTATTTATGATGGGTGTACTATACTTGTCCATGGGTATTCCAGAGTAGTACTGGAAGTTCTAAAGCTTGCTGCATCCAATCGCAAGCTCTTCCGGGTACTATGCACAG AGGGCAGGCCAGACAGAACTGGTTTAAGGATGTCAAATGAACTTGCAGCATTAGGGATCCCTGTTAAGGTTCTAATTGATTCAGCTGTTGCTTATTCCATTGATGAAGTTGACATGGTTTTTGTTGGCGCTGATGGGGTTGTTGAGAGCGGAGGAATAATCAATATGATGGGCACTTATCAGATAGCTCTTGTGGCTCATACTATGGACAAACCTGTTTATGTGGCAGCTGAAAGCTACAAG TTTGCTCGGCTATAtcccttggatcaaaaggacatgaCGCCAGCTCACCGACCAATAGATTTTGGAGTCCCAATACCCATTGGTGTGGAAGTGGAGACATCTGCAAGAGACTACACACCTCCCCAATATCTCACACTCCTCCTGACCGACCTTGGTGTTCTGACGCCGTCTGTTGTTAGTGATGAGCTCATCCAACTGTATCTATGA